The genomic interval gaagaatatTTGTGTAACGATACGGTTTATTTATGATCaattgtgtgttcttcttatttatattatactaccaacatgatttcaaaactcatctCCTTTGTTGTTTCTATTTGACTGTCTTAGCCATGCGTTTACGAAATCGCAATTATTATAGGTTATATAGTCTTAAAGTTCAAATTTAAGAGGAAACCTGCTATGATAGGTGATATAGTGAATTAAGAGTACTACTTTGTATTTTCCTTATTTAATTACCAAAGACTTTTTATATGATAATACTAAACCTTAGTATTAGTAAGATTTTGGAATTAATTTAAGAagttatagttaaatcaagttgatttagattaaactattttaaccgaggaataaagtttgaattgttctGCTGCAAATTTTGCTCaaaaaatctaatataaattattctatatgttattttggggtttataGTGTCACATCATTAACAGTTCATAATATATGATTCGAAAATTCATATTGAGGcagaaatttataaatttgaagtattacatacatatattataaaacGGCCACGACCTTTACTCATGTGTTTCACTCAAAACAAATTAGCACTCATATTTCTCTTAAATTGTTTGTTTCCACTTAAATGCTCTCTTCAATTCTTTAAAGTAATCAATCCCTAATCatactaaaaaaaacaaaaattctaaTGGTAAACACACACAAAGCTTGAGgaaaacaataacaataataagagaataaatGATAAAGGACCAATCTTAATATCACAAGATAACAATCAAACAAGAATAACAACTAGATTCTTTctactttgtttttttatttttaaaatgaatttattttgcTTCCTAGACCAGCAAGAAATTACAAGGAAAAAGTTGCAAGAATAATGATAAGAAACAGATTCAGAATTGTGTGAAACTCGAATTAAAGAAAGAAATGATTCAAACACAATTTTGCTCTTAATATCATAAGATaaacacataaaattataatttgccGTCCTTTGTGCGTATAATTAACAATTTACAATAATATATGATtgaaaaagttaatattaatacaAGAAGTTATAAATTGCAATaataataagtgcaaaatttgaacaaacaagAATAATTGATAACAAAGAACGAAACAAAATTACGGAGaagatagaaataaaataaaatatcatactCAAACTTCTATAAAGAAGATCAATGATAAGACTTGGGAAATGAACACCTTAGAAAACATGATTTcttgataaagataaaaaaaaatggctCAATCTAAAACCAAAAAGAGACCTATAATGTTCTAAATTTGATCATGTTCCTATcaattaaattctaatttataagtatatttaaaataaaattatatcaacaaACTTATATTAAGTGAACACCTTCtatatattattcttttaatttacaATCATTGATAAAATTCATTTTGTGATTGCAACATGTGCATATTCATGACGAATGctataacattttaattaataaccAAGATTATCAATAATTTTGTCAGTTCTTTTTAAGAGAAATTAAAAGATGCACTGTTAGTTTATAGCAACCTCTAACAAAAATGTTGTGTTTTgcagttattttttaaaatggttacaaattaagtttatttgttAAATGTTGTCATCTTTAGATGCATATTTATGGAAggaagctataaacgatgagaTAGATTTTTTAGAGTCTAACAAGACTTGacatttagtagacttgcctCTTGTTTGCAAACCGACAGGTagtaaatgaatattgaaaaaaaaaaaaactaaaacccCATGGAActattgataaatacaaggttCACCTtatagccaaaggttttagacaaggagaaaatatagatttcttcgacactttctcactggtcactagaataacatccCTTAGGTTACTCATTTCACTAGCTGTTATTAATAACTTGGTGATACACCAAATGGttgtcaaaacaacttttttaaatggtgacctgGAAAAAGAAATCTATATAGAACAATCCAAAGGTTTGGTgattcatggacaagaaaacaatgtatgtaagttagataaatcaTTATATGGTCTTTAAGAAGATCATAAGCCAtggcatgaaaagtttgatatcTTGATTATATCAAATGactttaaagtgaatgaaagtgaaaaAATGcacttattaaaaatatgaaaataacatttgcactatcatatgtctctatgtagatgACCTACttatatttggttcaaacattcatgctgtatatatgataaaatcattgttgtgtaacaactttgatataaAAGACCTCAGAGAAGCGAGTGTAATCCTCATAATCAAGATTACTAGatcagaaaagggaatttctttggatcaatgtcactctgcttgcacaccatatgatccaagtgtgaaacttttcaagaacactggtgaaagtgttagacaaactgaatatgcgagcatcattggcagcctaaTGTATGCCATTGACTGTACTAGACCTGATATTGCCTACATCGTGGGACTATTGTACAAGTTTACCAGTAGACCAAATATGAAACATTGACACACTATCGAAAAAGTCATGAGATACGTAAAAAGTACCATGAACCTCAGATTAAATTATCAGATAACTCCAAAACAACCAATGactatatttttagtatagtCGAGGATTTTGTATCTTCAAAATCGAAAAAATATATGAtcctaaaataagatttgattcaaatttataagatcctaataattgaaaaagatttgatcaagatttatctagaacaaaatatgaacagaatcaatctgaataatttacaagcacaatctgaacaaaatacaacataatcaatttgaagaatttactaactaaaaaacaaaataggaacataatcaatctgaagaatttacaaactcaatatgaacaagatacaattcagagttaaacaaggactaaattgaagcccaaattttaactataaatagatactcaaggctaaagaagaagatcatcaaaaactcaaaagaaaatagaagaacGCATGctcaaattccaaattcatcttagagttcaaagagagaaatacttTTTCGATTGAGAAATATTAATTGAGTGttattttcttagagtgtgagagttattattattattatcagctttgtttgAATCCAACACTTAAAGTTTCAATATTTTGTATCCAACCAGATATTGGTTTAGTTCCTTGTTCAATCTAGGGTTGTCACGTTGTTTGAAAAGACTAGCTTGGAGGGTCagatgctttgtaattcaaggtatttgaattagtggattaaaaccTTATGAATAAGAGGATTGGATGTAGACATAtcagtggtgaaccaggataaatctatgtcTCAAATTATTTGTTTACATTGCTTGCTACCTCTGAAtccgattgcttcttatctaagtaattcataaaaaccaaccaaccttcatcaaattagcaaaaagttatcaactttggcaaacacaattcaacgcCTCTTCTCATGCTTgaaccttcaattggcatcagagcttgGTCTCAAGGATAAGCACTTAATAGTATTTGAGGAAAGATCCAATGGGTTAATAAcctgtcttgcacaatttgggcagtacCGTGAAACGTCTTAAAGAAAGCTATCTAGTCCGCGATTCAatccagtaatatcttcggtagcatgaattgattttgaaatagttttcgaAACTCAAAACAACAATTGATTTCTAAGGGGATAACTGGCTCTACTGAAGGATTTGACCTCCTAGGAAGGCATTTGGGTAGTTATTTTCTTCAACCTCCATTCTCATCTCTACGTGATACTGTAGTAAAAGTTGGGGAAAAGAGATTGCTGTTGGGATCTCTTCTTCCATCTGAACCAAATCGTATTGGTGACAATAGTGTTATAATGAAGTCACTTACGCCAGCACAAGCAGCTCTGATGCCTATATAAATGAGATTACATAAGGACATATGGTGTGGTTCTCAATCTTGTGGTAAATCATATCACAAAGATGTTAACATCGAGTTTGCTGAAAACCTTGAAAATATGTGGAAAGGTGTTAAAAGCTCAATACCAACAGACAATTCTATTCATCCCTTGGATTCAACATCTCAAAAAAAGTTGTAACAAGGATTCAAGTTTATCAGTTCACTCATCTAGAAACCGTAAGTTTGTTGATTTGACAATGGATACACCAAAAAGTTGATGTCCCAATGAACATCAGAATGGGTCTCAACAAAGAAGTTTTGGATTAGAAAGTGTttcatgttctcaatcaaattaTCAAGCAGAATCTAGTTCTGCAAATTTATCatgttcatttgggtcattatCTATTGTGAATAGAACACTTCATTCTAAAGAACCTGCAATGTGGGAGTGTCTCATGTGCACTTTGTTAAATAAACTAAGCATTCAACTACACATCTATCATTCatctcataaatttttttcatcatcATTTTTGTGTTGTTACAAAGTATATTAAGTGAAGGTTTATTATTGTGTTCTTGAAATAGTGATATGACTTTTACTCCTtctaaagaatataattaacaCTACCTATGGTCTAGTAACATATTGCACCTTTTCTAATGCATGTGTGGTGTTGGATTAATGTAGTCATTAGCGCATATATGTGAATTATGTGGCACACAATAGCCTACAGATGTTTCTTCAAAGCACAACACTTGGTCTTGTAAATTGGGTACATTAGAAAACAATTTGAAGTTGGAGCTATGCTTAGTGTGTGACCAGTGGAGATACTCTGATGGATCGGTTTGTCTCCACCCGAGCCCCAACCTTTCCTCTTAGAAGAACTATATAACTTGCTTCATGGGTAAACATATATCAATTTTGACTTTGGTCTACATGAAATTGTGCACAaccatttattttttgtttcctttttttttattttttattttttatttttgatataccAGGGATGAACTTCAAAATTAGAGCTTGCTATACCTTATTTTATCTATACTATTGTTGAACGTTGACTTTGATATGTAAACTTGACCACcctattttgaattttgaaattctcaatattcttgctatttaatgttcttgttcattttgttttttatgttcAACTTGGCTCACGAGATTCACTTTTCTATTAAAGAAAAGACTGCAAAACCCGTTATAACTACTATTTCACCCTTTTGTTCTTGAGTAATCTAAGAGACTTCCAATGTAACTTTCTTATTGGGTTcttaaaattcttttaaataagcAACTGTTTCATTTACATTTTTTCctcatttaaattttgaattcacCTAGGTTGCATATTGAATTCTTTAAAGAATGGATGCATTGGAATtagaattagtttttttatgtttCAATCAACTATCATTTAGGGAAAAAGTATGAAGGTGTGGGTTGCTTAAATATGATGTGACACAATAAAGCCACTAAATAGTGACTAACTAGTAAAAAACAAGTAGTTTATAATTATCAATTAATGAAGTAGAAAAGTGACAATAAAGGGTGTAAATGTCTAAATAATCTATCAACTTTATGCATTGACGGAGCACATGATATGAGAATCTTACTTAAATAAGCATAATCCAACATCAGACAGAAATATATAAACTGCTACAAGCATAGGTAGTAGTACTCAAGTCACTCTAGTTATTATTTGTATAAACTAAACACATTTTCAATTCATCATACACCTTTATAAGTCTTCACCCTTATCACTTGTCTTTGGAATTTTGGTTACAATACCTCTGAGCAGATCGATGTAGAGCGGAAGTTGTGCTACTGCATACAAAGTCACTGGGAAACAAGTGACTGTATAAATAAGGAACACAATGTGCTTGTATTTTTGGTCAATCAAAAAGAAATGGCCAGAGCAGAAAGCAGCGAACATTGCAACGATGGACAAGAAAAGAGAACTCAATCCCAAAAGAAGTTTCCTTGGCAAATCAATTCTGAAATCTTTGGCTTCTTTTCGAGAAGTGAGTATCGAAAGAAACATTATGAGTGCAGTGACAGAGAAGCAAAGACCAATTACTGATGACAAAGCAAATGCATCAAATGCAGGCTTTCCTTCCAGTGCAGGTTCACCTGTGTCACTTTTGTTGCCACCTGGTACAGTGCTTGATGTAGCAAAGGAAACACCTGCAAGGAGTGCTGCAACTACAGAGCAAGATTCTGATGTGTCCTTTAGCCATGCACTACCATTTTTTACCAGAGGTGTATGTGATTTCTTGAATATTTCTCCTGCTGTTTTGTCCATTTTGTTGGTTCTAACTATGAAATGCTCTGGGACTAGTCCTTTAGTATACTACATGGTACAAGTAGTTAGAAaggtaaaagaaaattatatcaGTTATCAAGAAATATTCTATCAATGACAATCATTTCAACTTTAAAAGTTAGACTTGTTAAAAAACTACAtttcataaactattttcataaactTTTCTATACTTTGTAACAAGTGTTTAAACTAAAAGATAGTAGGAATGACTAAAGTCATACATTGAAAAGAGAAATGACATGATAAGTGTTTATGAAATAAGGGACATCACTTTAAGTCGAGTTTTAAAACATGAGATAAACCCAATTCAAAGTGTAAAATGGTATCAAGCTAAATTATCGAGTTACCCACCATATTATCCACACACCAAATCTAGAGTGCTAGAGGTTGTCGAGTGTATCAAAAGAAATTCAAATATCGTATTCAAAAGAGACAAGACTTGAAAATACAGTATAAGATAAGAGACACTTCTTAAATTACTAGTTGATTATTTAAAGACGAGTTAATCCGAATTTAAAATGTGAAAAGAGATGACCTTAAATAAGTTCTTGATAAATCAATCTAAATGCGATCAAGTTGGAGTTAAACTTATActtatatgtaaaataaaataaaattacctGAAACCATTTGATATGCCACATCATTTGCAAGGCAGCTCCAGATATGTGCCAATCTCGATCACTTCGTGTAGCTGCCAAATGTAATACTGTGTTGTCTTTATTATCCACCCCTTGGATTAGGTTATCAAATATTGCCTTTTTATTGCACTCTTCTAACTGTTTCCTTAATGACTCAACAACAATGGTCCTTCTGTTCTCAACTgccaataataatatatttttattttccaagTTAACTTCGTAGATGGAACTTGGTATTTTTGTTATAAGCTCGGTCACTATTTCAACTATGCCATTTCTTGCTGCAGTCAATATTGCTGTTTCCCTTTTCAATGTTTCAGAAATCTTTGTTTTCTCACTATGATTCTTTCCTGCAAGTATAGCGTGGAAAATTTGTAAAATGAGAAGCTTATCTTAGTGATTATAGTATTAGTAATATGACCTAACCTTTGCTTGATCTTTGAATTATAGATGCAAAGTTAAATGAGTTAAAAATGTGCAAAGTTGAATTAGGTCTTACATAATACATCCCAAAATATATCGAAACTTCAAACACATCTTTGAGTGTGTCttctattaataattttatgaactCAAGTAATAACTAAAAGACATATTTAATGATCAAATTAATTGACATTTTTAAGAACCAAACCGACAAACAAATAACACAATTAGctaatgtttttataaatttgatacaTTATAGTGATATTACCAAATCATATTGAATGATCCAAAATAGTTGCATACTCTTCAAAAATAACCTCACTTTGGATCGTGATTTCCATCGTGATTATACATTGCAATTCCATATCGAGACTTCTATGGTATGTAAACTACTAGAAATTTGCATTGCATGAGGTgacattagttttatttttattattataggaTGTTAGAATCTAATAAACTTAAGtagaaaatatgatattttaaagtaCGGTATGGTAagctaaaattatttttgcaaTAAAGATCAAAAGAATTACCAAGATTGAAAtatcattaaaacaaaaaagcaaAACCGCAAATGTATAGTGAAATatcattgaaaaaataaatgagtttcaATCAAACAACCAAGATTGAGATGTCAAGTGAATGGATAGGATGTACCTAACCTCCAAAAAGGTAAAAACACTTATGTTTTGCactattaaaatgtttatttaaaaaatgtataatttataaattgaaaattaatattttttgacaaaattatatatatacattaaaatatgtttttatgtaTATCAAAATAACTTTAATGGTATGTGCTTATAAGTTGGTTGTacgtattaatattttaatttcaatatattctcttttataaaaaaaaaaaagtcaatatattctcttttataaaataaagtcaatatATTCTCATTTAAATTTGTGAGTTGTGACACAACTCAATTATTAATCATGAATTATTTATCTACATTTCTCTatataaattcatatttcaaaaactctCACAAAAAATGTTgtgaaaattcaaaataaaaaggacCGCACCTTGCAGCTACATAATATTGATTTGATGTTAATCAACCATTTTTAACAACTGTTCATACCTTCCTAAAAAAACAAATGttcataagaagaaaaaaacttgtTGATTtactaattgtttttatttatttatattttgttagttaAATCCTTTTTCTCTAAGTCTAGTAGTGGTAAAAGTGCAGATAAGTGACAAATATAATGTCTTTTAGTTAGTGTGGGTAGgattgcttttttattttagtacaaAAGATCAGGGCCAAAGACTCAAcgaaaataaaagactaaacaATTAAATGGACATTCCTTAGTATTCAAGTTTTGAAGATATCATCAAAAAACAGTGGGTGAAGATTTCCAGTGTAGGTAGGATGTGCTTTATTATTCAAGTTTGTTAAAAATAAgaagtattaatattttaataaaatacattgacATATCTTTAAGTTATAAAATCCAATTAATTTTAGTGTTGAAATCTTCCATATATAAACATTTTCTAAATATAGTATTTGTTCTTGACGATGATTTGTGATTAAATTCACTATAATAccaaataagaataaaaaattgttgaacTACAAATGTTTAGGATACTTGCTAAGGtactttaataatttagaaaatgttaaattacttgttaagacactaaaaatagaaatttagagtaaaagtgatatattaaatttcttgattttttaaattttaatatttttcattcaatattttatttttttaatttcttaacaagTGTCAAATGTTAGAATGAACTTAATAATTTACGTACCTTGATTTGGGTTGAAAAAAGTTATGAAATCAGTTCCACTCACATTTCGGGGTGGTTTAGCGCCAGCTCCCAAGTAAGAGTCATAAGGATTCTCCATAAATAAGTTCAATAGTTGTCTACaccatttatgtttttgtttcattttcctAACTTCTTCAACCCCTTTTACAACAACAATCAAgataatcaaatcaaaattcataAGAGTAATGTAGTGAAACATGTGAAAGATGCATTTTGATATGGACATCAAACACAACATCGatatcattaataatttttttaaaaaatagtgttTGTGTTTGACACATATCAAACACCAAAACATACATCTTCAATTAAAAGTGTTGGTGTAGAGAATGAAACAAACAATTAACTATAGATAATGAGACCAATTTAGTTAGGAATTTGAGACACATACATACCTACCCCAGAAAGGCCAAGGATATAGATGTATGCAAACTTCAGGAACCAAAGACATGTAGCATAGTTTTTTGGAAGAATCTCGCGATCAGATGGCATTGATATATTGATATGTTGATGACCTTGCAACACTTTGTGTTTTTCTACCTTATTTTCAGAAGCTGCAATTAAAAAACAGAGTTTAATTTCTTCAAAACTTcgtcaatatatataaaaaattaatgagtgtttaaattatttgttcatAATTTTGACAATTGACAAAGagatacattaaattaattagttgacatgatattaattattgaataactaaaaaaattatttatactaacagtatataaaagattaaactcttaaaaaaatatttttcttaatccACAAGGACATTTCATTAAGAAATATAGAGTGTTATTCGACTTCAAAATTTATGATGCAAGAAGCCACATCTTTTAAGTTGATACTGAAAAGACACATGCCTttgtgaaaaaatgaaaaaatgttcATTTAATCATTGTAGTTACAATGAAAAAATGTTTGATCATCTATCTCTTACTACAAGACTTATATACTAGGAGATGATGATCTAACAAACTGCCATTGGCACTAACTGGAATTCAAGCTGGCTGCTCAAATAGTCAATTATAGAATTTATTCATTACACTTATACTCCCATACAAGATCAATGGGTTGAGAAGCACATATAACTAACTGCCACGATGACACTAACAATCTACTAGAATAATAACTAATAATCCAGCTTACATTTCTGTTAGTCAGTCAAATAGTCaactatataatttatataattacacttataacaaaatagatcaatttgattaatGGTTGTTCTATTaaagtaaaatttgtttttgacTAATGATTAAGTGAAACttgaaaattctaaatttaatgttaatcaaatttgaattagaaaattaaatagaaattttatctattaaaatggaaatattaGGAAATTGTAAATAGAAGATAACTAACGTACCATTTGTAGTGGAAACATTAATTGGTAATTTTACGATCACCAACAGTCGTCTAAAGAAGCATAAAAGTGGATAAGCATATTCTTGACATTTACGAAGAAAAAGACAACATGTTTTGTAGTTCTTTGGACATGAAGTGCTTGAGTTTGATTGATCTTGTTTCATACTATAATATTTGAGAGCTTCTTCCACGTTTAGGTTTCCCACTGGTATACCTTAGCAAGAGCATCGTCAAACTAGACCATAAGCAACACATTGTCTATAaagttcattttatttaattaatgatatttgcACGTATATACATAGCAAAAGTTCATCAATACTTAGTGACAGGGAGGATGGAGACCCGCATGTGTTGGAGTCCTTCAAGTTTTATAGGTTTATTTGAATTATAGatacttaattattttatggttttatgattatttaactattaaacattttttacataaaaaatataattaaatgtgtattttattgaagatataAGGTTGATATGGTTGATGAGGTTGAAATATACCAAAACTAATGTATTATGCGATTTTATTAAACATTGATAATCTTTTTGAGTCTCaataatcaatcaaataattttagatttaagcaaaagtttatatttgttatcaatatgatattataaaatttatatttgttaaaatattattgagtTGTGTAACATTATATTGGTGGAATTTAATTTatcctctatatatatatttgaaataaatgttgtgataaaatatcaaaaaatattttttaatggttagatttgttatatattctaattctatataaattataaacttacAGTGGTATAGAATCTTCTTCCACCATATCATCTTGCATCCGCTTTTGAATGCTGAGGACCTTGTAGCAAGAAGTTTGAGAGGAGTGAAATCATATTTGTTTGGAATTGCACCAAGTCCAGGgtatttatgtattattataagAGCCAAATCTGTTGCAGTAATTACAAATATTAGTAATTTAGCAAatgttttttctaaaatatccGATGAATACATGGTAAGGAATAAAGGATCATTGTTAattgctttttattttatttttttatttatggatTTAC from Cicer arietinum cultivar CDC Frontier isolate Library 1 chromosome 5, Cicar.CDCFrontier_v2.0, whole genome shotgun sequence carries:
- the LOC101496412 gene encoding uncharacterized protein isoform X2 produces the protein MTDIEGGDYDSTNTMEDEDKLRGWTIGGNWDEVEKLYESNVKFSTISINKSRGTALHVAVNDDNINVVRSLVGSILLHRNAVALEKKNDKGDTPLHLAASRGFKEICECIIGKNGERKDLIYIDNNNGETPLFLASLSWEKQTFLYLFSFERVYKIDNDGQKYYSYSKDLIRSNGDSILHCAIRREFFDLALIIIHKYPGLGAIPNKYDFTPLKLLATRSSAFKSGCKMIWWKKILYHCIPVGNLNVEEALKYYSMKQDQSNSSTSCPKNYKTCCLFLRKCQEYAYPLLCFFRRLLVIVKLPINVSTTNASENKVEKHKVLQGHQHINISMPSDREILPKNYATCLWFLKFAYIYILGLSGVGVEEVRKMKQKHKWCRQLLNLFMENPYDSYLGAGAKPPRNVSGTDFITFFNPNQGKNHSEKTKISETLKRETAILTAARNGIVEIVTELITKIPSSIYEVNLENKNILLLAVENRRTIVVESLRKQLEECNKKAIFDNLIQGVDNKDNTVLHLAATRSDRDWHISGAALQMMWHIKWFQYTKGLVPEHFIVRTNKMDKTAGEIFKKSHTPLVKNGSAWLKDTSESCSVVAALLAGVSFATSSTVPGGNKSDTGEPALEGKPAFDAFALSSVIGLCFSVTALIMFLSILTSRKEAKDFRIDLPRKLLLGLSSLFLSIVAMFAAFCSGHFFLIDQKYKHIVFLIYTVTCFPVTLYAVAQLPLYIDLLRGIVTKIPKTSDKGEDL
- the LOC101496412 gene encoding uncharacterized protein isoform X4, with the protein product MTDIEGGDYDSTNTMEDELEDKLRGWTIGGNWDEVEKLYESNVKFSTISINKSRGTALHVAVNDDNINVVRSLVGSILLHRNAVALEKKNDKGDTPLHLAASRGFKEICECIIGKNGERKDLIYIDNNNGETPLFLASLSWEKQTFLYLFSFERVYKIDNDGQKYYSYSKDLIRSNGDSILHCAIRREFFDLALIIIHKYPGLGAIPNKYDFTPLKLLATRSSAFKSGCKMIWWKKILYHSSENKVEKHKVLQGHQHINISMPSDREILPKNYATCLWFLKFAYIYILGLSGVGVEEVRKMKQKHKWCRQLLNLFMENPYDSYLGAGAKPPRNVSGTDFITFFNPNQGKNHSEKTKISETLKRETAILTAARNGIVEIVTELITKIPSSIYEVNLENKNILLLAVENRRTIVVESLRKQLEECNKKAIFDNLIQGVDNKDNTVLHLAATRSDRDWHISGAALQMMWHIKWFQYTKGLVPEHFIVRTNKMDKTAGEIFKKSHTPLVKNGSAWLKDTSESCSVVAALLAGVSFATSSTVPGGNKSDTGEPALEGKPAFDAFALSSVIGLCFSVTALIMFLSILTSRKEAKDFRIDLPRKLLLGLSSLFLSIVAMFAAFCSGHFFLIDQKYKHIVFLIYTVTCFPVTLYAVAQLPLYIDLLRGIVTKIPKTSDKGEDL
- the LOC101496412 gene encoding uncharacterized protein isoform X1; the protein is MTDIEGGDYDSTNTMEDELEDKLRGWTIGGNWDEVEKLYESNVKFSTISINKSRGTALHVAVNDDNINVVRSLVGSILLHRNAVALEKKNDKGDTPLHLAASRGFKEICECIIGKNGERKDLIYIDNNNGETPLFLASLSWEKQTFLYLFSFERVYKIDNDGQKYYSYSKDLIRSNGDSILHCAIRREFFDLALIIIHKYPGLGAIPNKYDFTPLKLLATRSSAFKSGCKMIWWKKILYHCIPVGNLNVEEALKYYSMKQDQSNSSTSCPKNYKTCCLFLRKCQEYAYPLLCFFRRLLVIVKLPINVSTTNASENKVEKHKVLQGHQHINISMPSDREILPKNYATCLWFLKFAYIYILGLSGVGVEEVRKMKQKHKWCRQLLNLFMENPYDSYLGAGAKPPRNVSGTDFITFFNPNQGKNHSEKTKISETLKRETAILTAARNGIVEIVTELITKIPSSIYEVNLENKNILLLAVENRRTIVVESLRKQLEECNKKAIFDNLIQGVDNKDNTVLHLAATRSDRDWHISGAALQMMWHIKWFQYTKGLVPEHFIVRTNKMDKTAGEIFKKSHTPLVKNGSAWLKDTSESCSVVAALLAGVSFATSSTVPGGNKSDTGEPALEGKPAFDAFALSSVIGLCFSVTALIMFLSILTSRKEAKDFRIDLPRKLLLGLSSLFLSIVAMFAAFCSGHFFLIDQKYKHIVFLIYTVTCFPVTLYAVAQLPLYIDLLRGIVTKIPKTSDKGEDL
- the LOC101496412 gene encoding uncharacterized protein isoform X3; its protein translation is MTDIEGGDYDSTNTMEDELEDKLRGWTIGGNWDEVEKLYESNVKFSTISINKSRGTALHVAVNDDNINVVRSLVGSILLHRNAVALEKKNDKGDTPLHLAASRGFKEICECIIGKNGERKDLIYIDNNNGETPLFLASLSWEKQTFLYLFSFERVYKIDNDGQKYYSYSKDLIRSNGDSILHCAIRREFFDLALIIIHKYPGLGAIPNKYDFTPLKLLATRSSAFKSGCKMIWWKKILYHLGNLNVEEALKYYSMKQDQSNSSTSCPKNYKTCCLFLRKCQEYAYPLLCFFRRLLVIVKLPINVSTTNASENKVEKHKVLQGHQHINISMPSDREILPKNYATCLWFLKFAYIYILGLSGVGVEEVRKMKQKHKWCRQLLNLFMENPYDSYLGAGAKPPRNVSGTDFITFFNPNQGKNHSEKTKISETLKRETAILTAARNGIVEIVTELITKIPSSIYEVNLENKNILLLAVENRRTIVVESLRKQLEECNKKAIFDNLIQGVDNKDNTVLHLAATRSDRDWHISGAALQMMWHIKWFQYTKGLVPEHFIVRTNKMDKTAGEIFKKSHTPLVKNGSAWLKDTSESCSVVAALLAGVSFATSSTVPGGNKSDTGEPALEGKPAFDAFALSSVIGLCFSVTALIMFLSILTSRKEAKDFRIDLPRKLLLGLSSLFLSIVAMFAAFCSGHFFLIDQKYKHIVFLIYTVTCFPVTLYAVAQLPLYIDLLRGIVTKIPKTSDKGEDL